From the genome of Anopheles funestus chromosome 2RL, idAnoFuneDA-416_04, whole genome shotgun sequence:
TCTCTCTGTTGCTCTATGTTCGCTgtctacaaaaaaagaacggtTGTAAAGCGCCGGTTCAGGACGATCCTGATGAAGATTAATTGTCACCGGTTTCCTTTGCTGCCATGTGCGGCACATGTGGGTGGGAGCATTTTGTTCTGATGTTGTTCTGGTCTAGGCTGTGATTATTAGTGTTCGTTTATACAGCGCTTACCGGCTCCATGATgcacaaccacaacaaaagaaagattGTCCATTTTGGGGAGTTTTGCGTACGATTAGTTAACGATGATACGGATACATTATTAACATAAAAGTATCAAAATCATTCCAATTTATATGTAATGCAAAGTTACCACCCGGATCAGCTGCAGCTAGGCAGCGAGTGGTATCATAAAATGTAACGACACGGAAGCTATCCTCTCACAGATAGAGTCATTTGTATGCAAAAAGCAGTAAACCAGCCAGAATATGATAGGAAGTTTTGCTGAAGTTCATAGCCCGTGGGTCGACCTTAATACATAGCATAACCTACCGCGCGAATGGGAATTGTTTCCCACCGCTTTATTAAAACGATGATTTGGTAAATGTGCTTATCGTTTTCGCTTTGCCTTGTCTACCGCGGTAGGACACATTTTCCTATTTGTATCCTTTGTGTTTCGATTATCGGCTGAACGGTTTTTCTATACATCGTCGTATCATAGTTTCCAGTTTTCCATTGCCTGAAACATCCTTATGCGTGAAGGAGATCCTCAAACGATCGATGTGCTTCATATTGTCAAAAGCACGCGTACGTATAAAACTCCACAGCACGATTTGTCGTAGGTTTTTGAATGAACCATTCATTGCTGTACGAAACGTTGGTTTTGATCACGTGACGCCTTGACGGAAACCTTGTGCTCGGGAGAACCAGggatcccccaaaaaaaagccacgaTACGTAATAGTACCTAAAAGTAGAGAGCAAAAACcacgtttttattttgatccTGTAAGAGCAGGAAAGCCACTATGGTTGCCGGTTCTTTTATTCTTGTTCGGTCTGTTCATGGGCTTTCACATGCCGAGGAAAACCCCACCATATCCGTGACGGAATCTGCGAACGTGTAGGTAGCGCGTAAGAAAGGTGGAAATtagattttgtgtttttgtctcTTCCGGGGGCTTTAAAAGTGTAGCAACACAGCAAACGTTATGTTGTCCTCGTTGGCATCGGAGCATCGGTATTTATGCGAGACAACAGTCCTTCCTTCTATACCGGATCTGGTGGCTTGAATTGAACTTTAAACACTGTAAGCGTTCGCTCGTAATTGAGGAACTGTTAGGtgtattaaaagaaataatacgTTCGTTTCAAAATTGCGATCGTTTACAAAATTAAACGCTTACCGTAAGTAAGCATTGTGCtggttttgaatttcattCAGCACCCACACATGTACATATTACGATGAGGCGACACATTCCATAATAGCTGCCATCAGTACAATTTATTATGCTTTACGGCGTCGACGACGAAGCCGGTACATACATTTGCCATTTTATTCCAGTGCCCGAGAGTTATGTTTGTGGCACCAGGTCGCTCTCGGTTTCTCTCTACTGCTGTAGGGTTGCTATAGAACTTgcttggtgttggtggtggtggactgtttgcatttttatttgcattccgCATATATCACAATGAGCGCACGAGGAAAttggttgttggttttgtCCTTCCGGTGCTGCTGCCGTCGGCAATTGCATGAAGCGTTCTGTGTCTTATGAATAAGGTTATGTCACGAACTTGAAAATCCCGCCAGATTACATTACATTCCCATTCCGGCGAATGAGTGCCAGCTGCTTGGTAAACATTGCTCTGTATATGCACAGCGGTGCGCATAGACCATTAACAGGTGGAATAGGTGAATAGGAAGcgttaaaaaatagttttttcttaatgttgttttgtacATTCTTCAAACTAAATATTTTCCAGTGATTGAAGTAGAAGTGCGTTTCCATGAATAATACAAAAAGTGTAGATTAGTATggtgaaaaagaaatgaaaatgagttTAAAATATGCTTCATCATTTGAATTGAAAAGCAAAGTACATTTTCTTATTCAAACCAAATTGTAAAAAAGGGAATACGGTGGAATATTTCAGAACATCCTTTGTAGCCGTGCAGATGATCCCTTTTAACCGACGACAACAGCCGCATTGTAACGGAAAGTGGCGTAACGCACGTAGGCAAATAAGAGAAAATTCGTTTACGATCCGCTTTGTGTAGCATTCGTACTTAGGGAAACAGGCGTTTGTAGGACTCACATCCCGCAATACACACTTGGCAAATGTGTAAGGCCagttttttagttgttgtttgGCAAAGTTTCCTGCAGACAGCGAATACACCagcattttgtttcctttcctttcgtgCGTATTTGTGAGCcaacttttttgcttttaaaaaccCCCGAACGCAAACTATTTGTGGTCaggtattattttttattgcgcaAATAAAGATTGCATACCATTTGGGACTATTTTCACTAAACATATGCAGACGATAATTTAGCTACCTTTCTTGCCGATGTTTGTGTGTCCCCCTTGAGCGGTTTCGCTTGATGtggctttcttctatttttatttttatttttaatgtttgccaACCCACGATTGTGAATGATATTCCTAATGGGTATTTTAACAGCTATAAAAAACGGttattttcacctttttgtaaACAGCTGGTTTTGTGCAGCTATGTATGTGGAGACATCAAAACATCAAGCAAAATGGTAGGTCGggaataagaagaaaaatgtatgCTAAAATGATCGGTCGGTACAATTTTCCTGCATATAGAAGAGGGTGGTTGAATATTTCCTCTAGGGGACACTTTTAATTGATGTGGGTTTATGTACGGGCTATCCTTAGTGAAAAGATGGATTGGGCGAGCGTTTGCTAAATGAACACACATTTAAATGCGAACGGTCAAATGATCTCGCTCGAGAATAAATGTCAACGGTTGGAGGATTTCGTTGGGATTACGAATTCACTACCACCGGGTGCCGGGCTTTTCATGTTGGTGCCAACTGCAGTTAAAGAATAAGAAAGGGGGCAAATATGTTTATCATATAATTATTATAGCGTTATCAAAATGTTTATCCTTCGATTTAATTCGTAAAGGTAtgaacaaaacgcaaaaaattggcaaatttGGCTTCTTGTTTGTTCAGGTGCAGTTTGTCCAACTCATTCTACAGTGTGGCGAACCCATTCACACTTGTGTCATTGGAAAATGATCAACTTGTTAATTTAACTGAAGAAGCGCCATGTTCGTATATAAACATTATCAAAGGAACTTCAACCGTATAGTAATTCAATTCGTTTAGTAACATTATTCGTATCTCAAATATTCGTTTCTCAAAAGAAGCATATCGCTGAGTCTTCGGCTCGTATCTCAAAACGTATCGTATTATTAGGGCAGTCCTCTCTCGAGCTGACGATACTGCCTAATGGCAAGACCCAAATCGTAGAacccaaaaaaatgtttctgctACTACGCCTACTACATGTTTGTATACCAAGCAGGTTCTTCGAAGAAGCCATTTTACGGCAATGACGCTTCTTACAACTCGATCAGGCATCTTTTTCCTTTGGCAAACCACCAGAAAGAGGAAATCCCTAAATGTTGTACACTTGCATGGGTACAAGCAACGGCATCAGCACGTTTTCTGGCATTTCCGATGGCTTGAAAATGCATCTTTCGTCAACAATATTCGTTCCCAGCTTGCCACTTATTCTGCGGCGAAACATCCTGCGATGGAGAGGCAGTGGAACTAGCTAAAACcggaagtttatttattattattcttgtttttgtaGTTACAGCACGTggtgtgtttgaattttgtttggttttgctcgTACATACCGCATCAAGCATGCTTGAAGGCaacagaaaaatgttttgcggtagtttttgctttctttttggcTGTAATCCGGTTCCGGTGTACATAGGTATCCATTAGGCCCCCAAGATATATTGTATGGAAGTATGTGGGCTTaaaaagttgtgttttttcttcgatcTAATAAACGTCATGCTCATGGTTACCACCATAGCATGCTGCGGTAAGCTGTGTGGTGCTGTGTATGGTAATGTTGTCACCAGCAAGGGTGTAAACATAACGAGTGAAAGAAACGCAGCATGAGTCTATTGAAACATATTCCATGCGATGGGGGTTTTCCCCCTGTATGATACCAGTCCAGGGTTGAGCAATCGGGGGAAGTACGATGAACCGGCtcggagaaacaaaaatattcaatacatctaaaataaatatgaaatatcGTAATGCTGCAGGCTTTTATGAATGGTGATTCATCTTATGGGTTCTATAGCTTGCAGCCTCAGCATTTAAAAAGATTCTTCACCACTGAACTGTTTCGTTTGTGGGCGCAAATTGATTGCAGGAATATTGAAGAAATCGATCGTGAATGATGCTATTCCATCGATATGTCGCAATTGTAACAAGTCGCTAAATCGTTATTGGTAATTGATCTGCTTCTAGGGCGACCGTCACGATGGTGACCGAATGCTGGCCGTGATTAATCTATCATCTTATGACGTCATTCACTGTGGCTGTACGATCGTAGATGACAAACGCGCAAACACCGGTCGCTGCGGTGTTTGAactgagaaaaaaacccatcatctTGGTCACTGTAGCAGGTGTATATGATGCCCAACACAACAGATTCATAAATACTGCGCCTGCAAATACGCCACTTGTACTTGAGTTGACGGCAAAATAATCCGCGCGCAACGCGGTCACCGAGtgcatgcgtgcgtgtgtttgtttccacTCAACCGTGCAATTCCGCCGGGTAACAAATACACATAACTTTCTGTTTCCTTCACATTGGCCACCAGCACGGGGCACACCTACGCCCGGTGGCGTGTGGTTTCTTCGGTATgctcttttgcttctttttgcgCACTCCGGATGTTGGACGACGGAAGCTATCGCGGATCGCAATGGTTGATGGTTTTTCCTACCCCGGTACATTGTTTACAATGCGATTCGCATATCGCGTTTACTGCTTCACCGAtcgtaattgaatttttcttttgctcacaCAGTTTGCTCTGTGCGATGGCACGAGCATGTATGATTCCCTTAAACTTTAGCACCTGAGTTTTACTATATATCCTCTTCGGTAGCACTAAGCACAACACagacgcacacaaacacaaactcgGACGCACATAAACCAGCGTGGGCAACGTTTTACCTGGACGCGCCGTCACAAAGCTGGGCTCATTATgaatttcctttccaaaaaCCAGATGCCACACACATTACACCGTATGTTGGCTGCCCAACGCTACGgaacgaagagaaaaaaaaccggtgctACGAGACCGAAACCCATTTCGATATCATTCGACGTTGCGCTCCTTTACTCCAACGGTTAAGCTCGTTTACTTCAGCTATGCTGCGCTTGTTTCTCACTCATTTACACTGCCGGGAAATTACACGTCGTGGCACACCAGGCTACCAAGCGGGCCTTCCGCTACGCTTTTTTGgcctttccgtttttgtttcatccgctttttttgtgtgtgcaaatCCTTTTACAAATCCAAAACTGGAATAAATATGTGCCCGTTTTATGAGTGCCACCAGTCACGGAACTGGTCACGGAAACCGACAGCTAAATAACTACCGCTGActcacttgttttgtttgcctgtGTTAAATAGCAATATAGCTGCGTTGAAATACGGCTCTGGACGTAGGCAGCACCGAAAGGCTAAAAACATACTCGGTACCGGCAAACAAGTAGGCAACGCACAAACCATCAGCACGCACAAGCTTCGCGTGAGATTACAGGGGTTTTCTGATGACTTCACACGTATTGGGTTTTAATCCACATTGTGGCAACGTGTTTTGCTGCAGTAAAATGGGATTTTGGGTGGTTAATCGTTTGCTTTTGGAATGCTTCAAACATAATTTCTTCGAGATTAAAGAAACCGGTAAAGAATTTACTGTAATTTTCACGTAAAAAGAGTTTCTGCTTGAATTTATTGTTAATATAAAAGCACTGGAGAGCCCTGTAAGCGTTTGGCGCAGATGGCGGTTTTGATCGTACAAGTATTGTACACGTGTCAGTATAAACAGAATGTAACTTGGCGTTTGACGTTGTTTATAAACGGATGTCAAGTGCTCCATAATTATGGCGATTTGAAGCAGCGGTTATGAGTTGtggagttctttttttcgtacaaTAAAACCAAAGGTATAcctagttttgtgttttgttttatcagaCTAATGATTTAATGGAGTAAATGAATAGCAAAATCCAGATTTACTCATCGTTAATGAAGGCTAATGGAACTAATTCGGAGTGATGGACAACACATAAATAGCcatttaatttgaataatgcAGGCGTACGAAAATAGCTTGAatccatttgtttgaattaaaaatcgaaacaatgaACTTGTCTAGTGCCgtatgaatgaatgattctATTAATGTTTTGTCTTCTATTTGCGTCATTGTAGCGTTCAAGTACGAAGAGcagttattaattttattcatacGACCAATGAAACAAGCCAGCAATATCTCAGAattgtacagcaaaaaaagtagcaaagcagaaaaaaattcgtttcatgttccaattatttcatttagtAGAGAAACATCACAGCACATCAAAAGATTTGAGtttaaatggcaaaaaagAACTGCGAAGAGAAATATTCGTACCAATTGAAATGCTCGATTACggttattgtttatttatatttaatgatTAAATCTTTTGGTCGTATTATTGTCAAGCCCGATTACGTTTAAATGGTTTTCATTTAATTGCAATGCCTTACTTTCATGCTAACAGCATGAAAAAGATTACGTATTCGATTCAACATCCAGTCTATTTCGTTGAAACGGGCTTATGAGTGAGTTGTTTAAATCTGGATTAGCTTAGTGCAATCAATCCAAACTTTATTATTACGATGATTGTATAATCTTCCTTCCCCGTTCCATTAGGGCAACGGGTcgaattttattgcacattctACAATGTGCGATTGAGATGGCTGTTTCGTCCTTGACATAGCGGATATTGGTTCGAAATATTCCTGCTCCATTGTTAGCGACCGGAATTGGTATACCTTCCTATCCGAAGTATCCGCAGCAGGAAGCTTAATTCGAAAGTTATTACCTGAACAAGGTGAAAAAAGGTCACCAGATATGCAATCAGCACATTCCATTATTTAGTAGAACTAATTTACCCTGGAAACTCGTTGTGATATTAGCATGAACACGACGGGGTGGTCCGAAAGTTTAGCTGTTTCAAAAGTTTATTGTATGTAGTTCAAACTTTCCACATtacggtgtttgtgtgtaaattCATTAACAGACTTAGGCATTACCTCGATCATCGCGCCACCACACACGGTGCAGTGGGGCTAGGGCAAGGCAGCATTAGCAAAAGTAGATAAAGTAACTCCTGACGCAATGCAACcactatttttactttttatataTAAAGATGTGTGTACAAGTATAAATTCATCAACTTTTTCAACATTACATAGCTAAAATCCTAAACGTAACCTACGCTTAACAATTTGCGCGTAACTATAAGTGTTTGGCCAACCACCGAATCGAATGTGGTAAAAAATCATCTTCACATGTTCGATGAGTTCGTTGGGAAACCGCTTGGGGTGTAAAATGATGGTCTACTGGACTATGTGCGCTTCCAGGGAGGGAACACACCGTACGGGAGGTTCTCTATCTAACGACTTACGAATGAGGTCACCGATGGTAGAGGTGCGCTGATCCAGTCAGCATTTTGCTGCCAGATGGGGCGGGTATCTCCACGATGGGGTCCAACGATGTTCGGTACGATGTTTCGTAAGGTTCTGTTTACTTGATGATAAGATCATACTTCCCCGTATCGCGTCCTgtacgtgtgagtgtgtgtggacGATAAAAAATAGGTTTATTTAGGGTTGACATACACCTGAATGGCATGTGGCCGTTTCGATCAATGTACGCATTTGTTCTAATCAACgcgccaccaaaaaaaacacctaccTTCATCGTGTAGATGCTCCTGTTCGTCGTCTTTCAGTTCGGCCCAACGGGCCGGTGCCCGGAAGCAGAACAACCGTCGGTTGGCCAGCTCCCGCTTGATGCGCTGCCGCCAGACGATCAATACGAAGAAGATAAGTACCCCGTGCAGGCAGTTGACTGCGTCGACGATAATCCAAAACCAGGACTGTGGCACCAAACCTTCGCTCATGTGAAACGACAGTATCTCAAACACCCAGATGAGCCCGGACAGTAGGAACAGCTTCAGGTACAGCATGCACTTGTACCGGAGCGATTTCTTCCGATCCGGGCTAAGGTCGTCACCGCTCGCATGCAGATGAACGCTGGTCCAGACGAACAGGAAAATGTTAATGCTCAGCATCACACTCAGCGGTAAATAGACGAAGTACGACTGTTCCCGTTCGGCTGGAAACGATGGAAGAACGGATGGAAGGTAAAATGATTGGATTTGCCCGGTAGACGGCACATTGCTCCATTTAAGGGAAGAAAAACTCACTTCGGAACCAGCAGGAGATCTCGCCAAGGGTCGGATACCGGCTGTGATAAATGTAGACCATGGTCGTTAACGTCACAGCGACGGTGATGGCATAGATGTGGTTCAGGACGTACCAGGATCGTTCTCTGATCTTCCATCGACGTGCACTATAAATTCCCCAAGCCGGAAACGAAAGGATGGATAAAACCGATTAATCAATGAGAAAACGTTACCATTGGCAGGGGCCCAGACCATACTTACACTGTCAATTTCCATACGTTAGCCATGACCATGTTCAACCATGCGAAATAGCTGATGAGGAAGAAGTACATCAGGAACGCTGTATCGGGGCATACAAAAAAGGATGCGCAAAGGTCGGTTGTTTAGAACGGCAAACACGGATGGGTTGACATAATAATGTCGTAAAGTAAAAACAATCCTCGCTTCCAAATACGGGTTTCGTCGAGGACATTAACACTAGTACGTTGTAGGTCGAACCGAAAGTGCTACAATAACATTCTTCCGTTTTTAGTCAGCATCGTACTTATCTAATTATACTAGATCGGTTTGAACGCTTTTGAGACCACAGAATGGAGATATTGTTGGAGATTCTTGGGGAAGGACACAATTTCTCACTGTCTCTCTTCCATTCTTCGTCGACCGGGAGTTTGACCGTGTTCGATGTTTGAATCCGGTGACCTAAATATCCAattgttggttgtgtttttttctctgtcaTTTTCGAATCCCACCAGCACTAAGAAAGCTAGGAAAATACCAAAACCATTCCGCGTGACATTCTTCCGGTTAGGAAACGTTTTCTCGTTTTCCCTACTCAATGGTTCCGGCTAGCGGATCGCTTTTGGCGATTTGTTTTCCAACGATTCAATTTATGTTCCTTAATCCATCAGTATCTTAGTAGCGTCGTAAAGTATTAGAAGCAATAGAAGGAACACTGTGCTTTAACCTTCACAAGGAGAGACCTCCTCTAAAGGCGTGCAACGACTGGAAGGCAACAAACGTGCGATGCgatgttggaaaagttttttaatcTCAACACGACGCAGCGAATGTAGTGATGCTTTCCGGTTCCTTTCTACCATTTCTTgaggttctttctttttgtctttGTTGCCTAACAAcaaatttcactttcatttcccAGGCCGGGTTCttagaaaaagggaaagcttTCGTCACCTTGCTATGAgttcaaattttttggacACCGTATTTGCACTTCTGCCAGTTCATTGCGTTCTCCTTCTCGTTAGCATGCTAATTacattcggtttttttttcgttttctttccattctatTTTGCAATCTAATTTCACCCATCGACAGAAGGGCACCCGGGTTCCTCCGTGGCATCATTATTCGGTCACCGTAACGTTAACCTTTACTGTCACCGGGCGTCATCGGTGGTTTGGTTGGTTCTTGGTTCTTTGTCCGAGAACGGTAAAGCAGATACGCATCTTATCATACAGCTGTTTGAGGAACAGTAGTAGTACGTTAAACATTGTACCCCTTTTTATGAGgaaaaagtttgtcaaaaaCAGTGTCATGACACACAAGAATGTAAGAACCATATGGGGCTGTCGTTTTTGTTGATAAGAAAGATCCGATAAAAAAGGTATctaaagaaaaaggaaggatCATTTTCGCACAAACACTGAACTTTTAATGAATTCCGAAGCttatcaattcaatttaatgccgcttcaacaaaaaaacaaccgtccACATGAATGCCCaaaattaaatgctttaaaaacacGGCAAAAACATGAACGATTTATGTTGTTCGAATTTATCCTAATCCGTAGCGGTATCCACGTCTAACTCGGTAATCAACCATCCGGAACCGGTTCGCGTTCGGGGCAAATAGTCGTTCGATTAGTAAATCGATCATCTTTTATTGACGGCTGCCAACCATCAATCATACAATACGACACACTTTACCCGTTCGGGATGAGAGTTTATGTTCCCGagttttttgtgtgccatCGTTCATCTAGTGAACAGCATTTTGCTGAGAAAATTGCATTGAATCCGGACCATTATTGGTCCGCACATCGATCCGCGCAAACACGAAACACATGCATCGTACAGAAAAGCGGAAAAAggaagcgagaaagaaaaacccatCGGCCATGAAACGGTAAAATCCGCTCCAAAGTCAGTTGCAGTGGCACTATTGCATCAGA
Proteins encoded in this window:
- the LOC125765068 gene encoding probable G-protein coupled receptor Mth-like 11 — translated: MTMLSRDSKPMARTMALVMMVLAVVLLLGTVGTVAGELVTTYDQKANQCCQDTYIVDGKQQRCVRTDGNYTMEMQLNCSHRYMIFRQIEQEVYVDESGSLFDGEYQIQRSDYCVAHTLDGESTQPVFVVCFNMANMETIATMLVSKGIMMLISVFFLLVTLYIYYIIPDLRETQDKVTSAAVASLAVFMFLLSVVQLWVSLTHTSFCTVIAFLMYFFLISYFAWLNMVMANVWKLTVARRWKIRERSWYVLNHIYAITVAVTLTTMVYIYHSRYPTLGEISCWFRTEREQSYFVYLPLSVMLSINIFLFVWTSVHLHASGDDLSPDRKKSLRYKCMLYLKLFLLSGLIWVFEILSFHMSEGLVPQSWFWIIVDAVNCLHGVLIFFVLIVWRQRIKRELANRRLFCFRAPARWAELKDDEQEHLHDEGRDTGKYDLIIK